In a genomic window of Gossypium arboreum isolate Shixiya-1 chromosome 9, ASM2569848v2, whole genome shotgun sequence:
- the LOC108454272 gene encoding E3 ubiquitin-protein ligase RHF2A isoform X2: MTSATNIVGEQLATAFPNLSLQEQEMKNKGAVGEGCESHSGICAICLDKIVLQETALIKGCEHAYCVTCILRWATCGKSPKCPQCKHPFESLNVHRSLDGRINDYMFEESVCLLLRASWFKPLNVEECEVYDDLEDYYHYYPYPCEDDDDEEEDEVYYRSSPSLRIGNRRWGDNGYVRSGRREARPVQRSSSSSQNSDASSSSEPKKKEVSKSIMGRRAKRALKREAADKAAAAKHQEHLMRLGRK, encoded by the exons ATGACTTCAGCAACCAACATCGTCGGTGAACAACTTGCTACCGCTTTCCCCAATCTCTCCCTTCAAGAGCAg GAGATGAAGAATAAAGGGGCTGTTGGCGAGGGTTGCGAAAGTCATAGTGGAATATGCGCTATCTGTTTAGATAAGATAGTTCTACAGGAAACTGCCCTCATAAAAGGTTGCGAGCATGCTTACTG TGTGACATGCATCCTTCGGTGGGCCACATGCGGTAAATCACCTAAATGCCCTCAGTGTAAACATCCATTTGAGTCCCTCAACGTTCATCGTTCACTTGATGGCAG GATCAACGACTACATGTTTGAGGAAAGTGTGTGCCTGCTTCTTAGAGCctcatggttcaaacctttgaaTGTGGAGGAATGTGAGGTGTACGATGATTTGGAagattattaccattattatccTTACCCTtgtgaagatgatgatgatgaggaagaagatgaagttTACTACAGAAGTTCGCCTAGTCTCCGCATCGGCAATCGGAGATGGGGTGACAATGGATATGTAAGATCGGGGCGCCGAGAAGCCAGGCCTGTTCAACGATCATCCAGCAGTTCCCAGAACTCTGATGCTTCATCTTCAAGTGAGCCCAAGAAGAAAGAAGTGTCGAAAAGTATAATGGGGCGACGGGCAAAGAGGGCACTGAAGCGTGAGGCTGCTGATAAGGCAGCTGCTGCAAAACATCAAGAGCATTTGATGAGGCTGGGGCGGAAGTGA
- the LOC108454272 gene encoding E3 ubiquitin-protein ligase RHF2A isoform X1: protein MTSATNIVGEQLATAFPNLSLQEQKEMKNKGAVGEGCESHSGICAICLDKIVLQETALIKGCEHAYCVTCILRWATCGKSPKCPQCKHPFESLNVHRSLDGRINDYMFEESVCLLLRASWFKPLNVEECEVYDDLEDYYHYYPYPCEDDDDEEEDEVYYRSSPSLRIGNRRWGDNGYVRSGRREARPVQRSSSSSQNSDASSSSEPKKKEVSKSIMGRRAKRALKREAADKAAAAKHQEHLMRLGRK, encoded by the exons ATGACTTCAGCAACCAACATCGTCGGTGAACAACTTGCTACCGCTTTCCCCAATCTCTCCCTTCAAGAGCAg AAGGAGATGAAGAATAAAGGGGCTGTTGGCGAGGGTTGCGAAAGTCATAGTGGAATATGCGCTATCTGTTTAGATAAGATAGTTCTACAGGAAACTGCCCTCATAAAAGGTTGCGAGCATGCTTACTG TGTGACATGCATCCTTCGGTGGGCCACATGCGGTAAATCACCTAAATGCCCTCAGTGTAAACATCCATTTGAGTCCCTCAACGTTCATCGTTCACTTGATGGCAG GATCAACGACTACATGTTTGAGGAAAGTGTGTGCCTGCTTCTTAGAGCctcatggttcaaacctttgaaTGTGGAGGAATGTGAGGTGTACGATGATTTGGAagattattaccattattatccTTACCCTtgtgaagatgatgatgatgaggaagaagatgaagttTACTACAGAAGTTCGCCTAGTCTCCGCATCGGCAATCGGAGATGGGGTGACAATGGATATGTAAGATCGGGGCGCCGAGAAGCCAGGCCTGTTCAACGATCATCCAGCAGTTCCCAGAACTCTGATGCTTCATCTTCAAGTGAGCCCAAGAAGAAAGAAGTGTCGAAAAGTATAATGGGGCGACGGGCAAAGAGGGCACTGAAGCGTGAGGCTGCTGATAAGGCAGCTGCTGCAAAACATCAAGAGCATTTGATGAGGCTGGGGCGGAAGTGA
- the LOC108455542 gene encoding AT-hook motif nuclear-localized protein 22-like produces the protein MADYKDYIPSSQPHISDHSSDRNPPLSVPTCGGSSEVLQGNTTRRPRGRPPGSKNKPKTPTVITRDNDSAIKLVVLQVSAGSNVIENIINFARKNHVNVIIISATGSVSDVILRYPSPQGAPYRFAGNFGILSLSGSFFVDHNTTPTPCSSFSIILSGGQAQILGGIVAGEVMAATPVTVVVVTLANPLFHKLLYEGDDEDLHQTMPNNIDGATQCYTPVIPWACP, from the coding sequence ATGGCGGATTATAAAGATTACATCCCTTCATCACAACCTCATATCTCCGATCATTCATCTGACCGCAACCCTCCTCTAAGCGTCCCAACATGCGGAGGAAGCTCAGAAGTACTGCAAGGAAATACTACAAGGAGGCCCAGAGGCAGGCCTCCAGGCTCTAAAAATAAACCCAAAACTCCCACTGTTATAACCAGAGACAACGATTCGGCTATAAAGCTAGTGGTTCTCCAAGTCTCCGCTGGTTCTAATGTTATTGAAAACATCATCAACTTTGCCCGTAAAAACCATGTCAATGTTATTATAATCAGCGCTACCGGCTCTGTTTCAGACGTCATTCTCCGATATCCTTCTCCTCAAGGGGCGCCATATCGTTTTGCAGGAAACTTTGGGATACTCTCCTTGTCTGGCTCATTCTTTGTTGATCATAATACTACACCAACGCCATGCTCTTCTTTTAGTATAATTCTTTCAGGGGGACAAGCCCAAATCTTAGGAGGGATAGTAGCCGGGGAAGTAATGGCAGCAACACCAGTAACAGTGGTGGTGGTTACTCTTGCAAACCCTTTATTTCATAAACTTCTGTATGAAGGAGATGACGAAGATCTTCACCAAACAATGCCTAATAACATTGATGGTGCCACCCAGTGTTACACTCCAGTTATTCCTTGGGCTTGTCCCTAG